Within Mytilus edulis chromosome 10, xbMytEdul2.2, whole genome shotgun sequence, the genomic segment GTATTGGGcttcaacttgaaaaaaaaaatttgtacaaattaaaaaaaataatattcaacattttcaaatatatatatatatgctagaACTTATTCTctattgatatatataaatatagtatatatatatgagttCATATTCATATAGCATTGCagttcatacatgtatttatatctaTACACAACAGTTTTTTGTTGATAAAACAATATTGCTATTTATATATCTGTAAATAGTTGCTAGCAGAGGACTATAATATTCAGAATGTTTTGAACTGCTTTGAGAAACAAGATAAACACTTTAAAGTAGTTCTTATAGTACTTGGTTAATTGTCATATACAAAAAGGAAATGTCAGGTATGTTTGCCAATGTCAGACCACTTACccatcaaaattcaaatgaagtggatgtaagcaatcatAAGCATGCAACTGTACAGGCTTTAACATAATGAGAACATCCAAACCATATGGTTAGACTTTAATAGGCCCTGAtaggaaaaatatgaaacaatttgaCTGAGAAAGCTAGCGCTAAATTGGCCTAATTCATAATTACACAATTTAAGAAAAtcacaaatatgacagacataaaccaactACAAGCACATTACTttagatagtctttttattcatgaaaaattcgTAAAACATATACGAATTGCTTGGGTTCATAAAAGCGTCCACATCAGCAATGCAATTACCAATCTATAACCAGTCTAAGAGTTATTGAAGGATTTTTATCTATTCTTCATATATGATTAAATTCTGATTGAACAGTTAATAAATGgtacatatattttatagattagacaGACAATATTAGACACATCTACCAATTAAAGCAGTAAATTATCCAAAATTAATAATCAATATTACAATAGTGAATATATTGCAACCAATTAAGTCAGTTAATTTATCCAAAATTGATAGCCagtattatataataaatatatcaacCCACTAAAACAGTTCATTATCCTGTATTGATAGGTTTGTTTTTAATGAAAAGCTCTTCATGTAAATTTTATGTGAATGTACTAACTTGTTATGTGTGATAGATCATTAATTAGATGATTGAGAGTGTATTGTTATGGTGGTGTTTGTTTTCCTTTGAGAGTATGTACTGTGGTTCTGTTGACAGTCATTTCCTTTTGATTGATTAAATTACTGTTGTGTTTATTACTGTGTGACACGGGTGCTCCGATAATGGAGGAATTTACTTGTATGGAAGTGTTATATtgcctatgttacatccatcgtTATCTTAGCTTGTAGTTATTTATCTTGAACTAATGCAATTGTTTTTACACctattttatatacttttttactCTTTAGTCTATCTttctgtaaaattgagaatggaaatggggaatgtaccaaagagacaacaacccgtacATGTttgattcaaaactttaaaaaaaactatatgtccccattcaaatgcattgatcgtccaaaaaaaaaggggggttccaacccccagaatcCTTCCCCTGGATCCGCTACTGGTACAAGCAACACcttatttattcatgttattgccCTTTAGCACtgtttcttcttttcttttttagagTGGGTTGctaaaaattttatgaatatgGCAAACTATTTATGAATGACTGTATAACagtttttgttgtaaaaaaaactgTCTGGAAGAAAAAGAAGCTAAAAAGTTGACTCGAGaaataaatttaccaaaaatTTGAAATACACCCTCAAGCtcataaaaatgatcacattaaGATTAATGTTTGCAAAATAGAcaaatttataaatgttataattgttctattgtatattTTCAGACCAGATGATTTTAATGTTGACTATGACCCTACAGAGGTCAAGAGAAGGACCCATCCTAGAGGTGAATTACGCCATGCCATGTCCGAGATTTTACCCAATGACTTTCAATTTGCTGCTCAGAGAAAACGAAGTCAAACAATGGAGATAGCAAAAGAACATGCATATTCTAGACTTCAGTCAGAACTCAACAAAGCTCAAGAGGTTaatttacaatatttgttttattttgaaaatagctTTTACTGAGCATGCATACAtgaatatactatatatatatataaaagtctataaagaggaccaaccagcaaatttactacgtaccggatcgtctagaataggtgatactatgcagataaggaaaaaattatatcagtctaaaaatttgcacaacggtactgatataagataaaacccgattatctgtttatcgttctatttTTAATGGTCTTTTTGCTTCtccctaagacagttttacgcttgatgaaagcaagcttgataacgtctcctctcgcattgtgacgtcgctgataacttctcctctcacattgtgacgtcgctgataatgcctggtctcgttttgaagtcttgatacgagaattactgagcgacagagcagggtgatataggcgtaGGAAAGGACGATAAAAGATGTTATTATaggaaaatgttgttattaaatcgtgctaACCTTGACGTTGAAGGCTATTATAAGTTTGCACAGTGGCAGTATGCTATTCTGCAATTTGTATGGAATGTGTAGTCCTTATAGACATAGAAAATTGctcaattttattagtttacCTATTTCTGTAAAGCCTTATTCAATAATGAACTGAAAAGATAGTTagtatataacattaaaaatttaatagtCTTAGTTTGAGTTTCTTCATGTTAGGTGATTTATGTGGAATTTTTACCTACAGAGAATGAAAGTTTCCAAACATGATTTGAAATTCACTCGACATCTCTCAATTCTAAACCAGTCCCTTGTAAATGTAAATTCTCATTCAATGTTTTGCCTGGGAGGGGACATTGTTTTTGCATTACCCAAATAAAGTAATAATTGGCTGATTCATTTGTTAGAATTACATCTAAATTAACCTGCAGGATAAAATAGATATAAGACttgatgaaataataattataaaaaagaagatggggtatgattgttaatgagacaactctccacaagataccaaatgacacagaaattaacaactagtaTAGGTTTCTGTACAGCATTGTCAGAttcaaaaggcccgaaatgacaatgtaaaacaattcaaaccaaaaaaataacagcttaatttatttacaaaaaatgaatgaaacaaatatgtaccacacaaacaaacgacaacccctgaaatTAGTCTTCTTGTATGTCTCATTTAGTCAGATTATGATGGTATGAGGTAATGCTCTAAATCagcttatttttgtatttcttgcAAGTAGACAAATCATGTAACAGTGATAAATTGTGCAACtgcaaaatgaaaaacattattgtacatttgaaaagcctttaaataaaattaaataattttttccaGGAACTTAAGTTGAAAGATGAAGAATGTGACAAGTTATTGAAAGTACGAGATCAGATGGGAGAGGAGTTAGAGGATCTAACAGCCAGTCTTTTTGAGGTAAGTAAGAAATTTAATGGGGGAAGCAAGAGGTTCTAACAGCTGGCCTTTTTCAGGTTATCTGAACAGTTCTAAAGAAATCTTACCAAATGTAATTTTGATTTAGAGGGAAAGGAAACCATATTATTATGTTTGAGATTAGAGAATCTATAtattccagtggcaaatacttcatgtgTTTTCAGTACTACTCATAGAATTAGGTTATAATGTTTTCAGGAATATAGTCAAATATCTCTTCTTGTTCAAAGAATGTCAGAAGTTCTTTAAATTGATATATCTTTAACCCAAATTATAATAATcatttataatcatgataattgcaccaaatatttttttttttatttacaacagGAAGCCAACAACATGGTGCAAGATGCTAATATCAAAAGAATGCattcagaaaaaatattaaaggaagcaAATGAACAGGTttgtttaataacaaaaaaacagtgttcaatttaaagaaaaatacttagaaaaacatttatttccccttcaaaataaaaaaaaaacaattcaagtttTCTAAGTATGATTATTTCCCTTTACAGTTCTATGTtgatattattcatgttatttgtaaGCCAGTTACTAAGGTTATGAAgacaaacaaacattttaaacagaaacaaaaatttcaaccAAAAAAAACTTATTAACAAAATCACTATGacagtataatatttgaaagagttttcagaataaaaaaaaacaatagatcaagacagattgaaaaataataaaaaaatataacaaagtcaAACATTCATTCATAATAGTTTTTCAAAGACACTGTGAAAAAATATTGGAAACTAAGATGAAACAAACACTTTTACCATATTTGTACAGACTGAACTAGTAAAATCAAAAACTGGTTGGACAGGAATTGGATCAATGCATTTGATAGGATGACATGTCTTCCTGTGAACTAGCACTTAAAAATCCAGGGTTTGGTCAAGAACAAAGCAGAGTTAATACTCATAAAAACCTGtacatgtttataaataaatttggtgtatttactgtcttctgattggttaaaagaattagctttattttcaatgttattaatAACAATTTTTATGGTGACACGCCCACTCTAACATTAAAtgtattcatacgcaaacatctgtacgttgttattcgtattaatatacatctttgagccttatttttgatatataaatttatttataatgaatggcaataatttattttgaatttattgaaccataaaattaatttttgactcttcacatttaaaATAATCCGCTTTgcagattattcaatgtgaagagtcaaaaattaattttatggttcaataaattcaaaataaataacagccattcattaagtatcttaaaaatatatttaatttgtctCCAGAAATTTAATAGGCATCCATCATCAACTTATATAGATCATTACTTCAGTGCATGCTTGAAGAAACATCatgggaaaaaaaattgaaaatcactTAGCTATGGTCATGCAAATTGTAAGACTGTTATATTTTggctttttgttaaaaaaaattatattgacaaaagAGGAACTTGTAGTATGATTGACAACACCGACTAAATTGTTTCCAAATCTGATTTTAAACCAAAAACGTTTTATTTTTGCAGATTGATGTTTTGCAAGCAGAATTAAAGGCATTGAAACAGTTGGTCCTTACATCCACCCCTAGCTCCCCAAACAAACACCTACACCCACAGATTGATTCCAAAGTTGAAATGCGGAAGAAGGAAGAAAGTAAGAAACCATTTTGGAAAACACATCGAAGATCTACCAGTCACCATGAGTTCACTAAAGAGGCTCGAGAAGGGGCAATAGCAGAACAAGATGCTAAAACAGACAGGTGTAAAGaggtgagatatttttttctaaacacatAAACAGTTTTGCTAATCTACGATCCTAGCCTCTAAAAAAAATTTGCCAAGGCAGATAATTTTATCCTGCTATATATTCTCAATAAGGTAGtataaaattatctcccttgacaattatttaaagaagaaataGCTTGTTATGTTAAAGTGCCATTTTAGAAAAATTGCAGCGTATTATTAtgctttattattttacttttaaatgtgaAATATAATACATTAAGAAATTAATGTacaagtttagtttttttttatggaaatattaaactaaatttcttcatttatttcCCTGAAAAGTTTTCTGCTGCAATATTGCAggtatttaaatttcttttgcaAAATGTATTAGGGATATAGATTTGTCAGACTTACATAGCCCAATCAAGCTTTATAAGctagaaaataataaatactagATTTTCCAAATCTGTTGaatcttatttttaaaatgtttatttacaggtccacatgagttatctttctttgtagaCGGAAATCTGTTTGGCAAAAAGTGGGCATTATTTTATGCAATCAATTCCATGGCTTAACAAATCATATTTAGatatatgcaaatattttatgGAAAGAAAACTTGAATAAAAATTTGAAGAACACATTTGATGCAACATGTATTCACTTTACTACATATAAATATGCATCATATAAAAACATGTTCTTAGAATTATCTAGTCaatgataatattttaatattgcttataaaatataaaaatacaatgtatttcaGATTGACCAAGTATGTTTTGATGAGTTTTGTGCCTGGAGACGATCACCCCTGATGGAAAGAAAAGATGGATACTTATCTAGGGTTTATATGGAAgatattttaccatgtttaaatTTTGCAAATACAAAGGTATGtacatgaaatgttttttttaatgagtcttgatatatttatttaaatgttgttAATTCTTGAATTATGATTAAAAGAGATGTTCCAGTTAAAcaatcaatgttaaaaaaaacatatcacaAAATTAACATATGATGTTCAAACTTCTGTAGTAATGGTAATGCATGAAACCTTAAAATCATTGTTTTAGtattaaagttaatattttgAGAGAAAGACTAATTATAAAGTCTTCACATTTAGTTACTGGAACGAAAGTTGATATGGGACACACAAGAAACAGACAATATATTTTACTGGCAATCAATTTTACTAAATGAAGGTTTCTGAAAAAATGTGATATTTCAAGTGCTTCGTATCCAGAGGTTTTACAATTCATTTGTGGAAGACAGGAACTGTCAAATGTTCCAAAACTTTGTTTCcaaaactatattaaaaaaatgagaaGATGGGATATGATTGCATTAGAGTCAATTATCATCCAGAGTTGAAATAAAGTGATACTAAGCAATTATAGGCCACCatatgtccttcaacaatgagaaaacctaTATAATATAGTCTACTTAAAGGCCCCaaggtaaaaaatgtaaaaattaaatagttaaaacaaatggcccaatataaaacataaaaacataataatttacaaaaaacaaatatgacacataAATGTATGGTTTTGATTTTCTAGAATTATacaaatatcttttttcttttccaGTTATCACAACGAGTGCAGGAATGTGTAGGTAACAATTCCTTAGCAATAGAACCAATCCCAGGAGACAATTCATATCCAAGGAAGTGTAGATTAACCGAAAATAATAAACTATGTAACTACAAAATTAGATTAGGTGATGAGCCAGAGTGGTATTCTATATCTCAGCTGTGTAGAAATAGGGTATGTATATACTAAAAGCTGTTCTATTTTTAGGTACACAAAAGTCTGTGCAATTTGTGATGTTTTTCTCTTGGAAatattaaaggggcattagcaACGAGAAACATAATTAAATATATGGAAAATCCTTTGTTAgtgctctcatgtgtacaatttttGCTA encodes:
- the LOC139491337 gene encoding guanine nucleotide exchange factor for Rab-3A-like (The sequence of the model RefSeq protein was modified relative to this genomic sequence to represent the inferred CDS: added 179 bases not found in genome assembly); this translates as MTSAVQPNHQSPPPINHNGELDMTLNNNVIEKVTQAVEKCKTDDVNTNTTNCNGDGSKSEPDDFNVDYDPTEVKRRTHPRGELRHAMSEILPNDFQFAAQRKRSQTMEIAKEHAYSRLQSELNKAQEELKLKDEECDKLLKVRDQMGEELEDLTASLFEEANNMVQDANIKRMHSEKILKEANEQIDVLQAELKALKQLVLTSTPSSPNKHLHPQIDSKVEMRKKEESKKPFWKTHRRSTSHHEFTKEAREGAIAEQDAKTDRCKEIDQVCFDEFCAWRRSPLMERKDGYLSRVYMEDILPCLNFANTKLSQRVQECVGNNSLAIEPIPGDNSYPRKCRLTENNKLCNYKIRLGDEPEWYSISQLCRNRIAAVCDYYTYIRYIQQGLVKNEDKEVFYELVRLRKKMALTRLGYS